Proteins from one Streptomyces sp. NBC_00289 genomic window:
- a CDS encoding DeoR/GlpR family DNA-binding transcription regulator yields the protein MNTRTAEERQREIVRAARHTGSVDVAALAAELGVAKETVRRDLRALEDHGLVRRTHGGAYPVESAGFETTLAFRSTSHVPEKRRIAAAAAELLGDAETVFVDEGFTPQLIAEALPRDRPLTVVTASLPVAGALAEADGVSVLLLGGRVRSGTLATVDHWTTKMLAGFVIDLAYIGANGISREHGLTTPDPAVSEVKAQAVRASRRTVFAGVHTKFGAVSFCRFAEVGTLETIVTSTLLPSAEAHRYSLLGPQVIRV from the coding sequence ATGAACACCAGGACGGCGGAAGAGCGCCAGCGCGAGATCGTGCGGGCCGCGCGGCACACCGGGTCGGTCGACGTCGCCGCGCTCGCCGCAGAACTGGGCGTGGCCAAGGAGACCGTACGGCGGGATCTGCGCGCGCTGGAGGACCACGGACTGGTCCGCCGCACCCACGGCGGCGCCTATCCCGTGGAGAGCGCCGGCTTCGAGACGACGCTCGCCTTCCGGTCCACCAGCCACGTGCCGGAGAAACGCCGGATCGCGGCCGCCGCGGCCGAACTGCTCGGCGACGCCGAGACGGTCTTCGTCGACGAGGGCTTCACCCCGCAGCTCATCGCCGAGGCACTGCCGAGGGACCGGCCGCTGACCGTGGTCACCGCGTCCCTTCCGGTCGCGGGCGCGCTCGCCGAGGCGGACGGCGTCTCGGTGCTGCTGCTCGGCGGCCGGGTCCGCTCCGGCACCCTGGCGACCGTCGACCACTGGACGACGAAGATGCTGGCCGGCTTCGTCATCGACCTGGCGTACATCGGCGCCAACGGCATCTCCCGCGAGCACGGCCTGACCACCCCCGACCCCGCGGTCAGCGAGGTCAAGGCGCAGGCGGTCCGTGCTTCCCGGCGCACCGTGTTCGCGGGTGTGCACACCAAGTTCGGCGCGGTCAGCTTCTGCCGGTTCGCCGAGGTCGGCACGCTGGAGACGATCGTCACGAGCACGCTGCTGCCCTCGGCCGAGGCCCATCGGTACTCACTGCTGGGACCGCAGGTCATCCGCGTCTGA
- a CDS encoding NAD-dependent epimerase/dehydratase family protein has translation MPAPRTVLLTGAAGGLGSLMQNLLPAFGYELRLLDLRPIHGEPDAITADLADKDAVREAVRGVDAIIHLAGISLEASFEKILKANIEGTYNLYEAAREEGIGRIVFASSNHAVGFTPRPQGETPLDPDALIPIDTPRRPDTFYGLSKSFGEDLAQFYWDKHGLETVSVRIGSCFPEPTSVRMLSLWMSPPDGARLFHAALTAENVGHTVVYGSSANTRLWWDLTTARALGYEPQDDSEPYAAKLIAEQGELDPDNVAHAHLGGHFVSDPPIWPY, from the coding sequence ATGCCCGCTCCCCGCACCGTTCTGCTCACCGGCGCCGCCGGGGGGCTCGGCTCCCTGATGCAGAACCTGCTCCCGGCCTTCGGTTACGAACTGCGCCTGCTCGACCTGCGCCCGATCCACGGCGAACCGGACGCGATCACCGCGGACCTCGCCGACAAGGACGCCGTACGCGAGGCCGTCCGGGGCGTCGACGCGATCATCCACCTCGCGGGCATCTCCCTGGAAGCCTCCTTCGAGAAGATCCTCAAGGCGAACATCGAGGGGACCTACAACCTGTACGAGGCGGCCCGCGAGGAAGGGATCGGACGCATCGTCTTCGCGTCCTCCAACCACGCGGTGGGATTCACCCCCCGCCCGCAGGGCGAGACACCGCTCGACCCGGACGCGCTGATCCCGATCGACACCCCGCGCCGGCCCGACACCTTCTACGGCCTGTCCAAGTCCTTCGGCGAGGACCTGGCGCAGTTCTACTGGGACAAGCACGGCCTGGAGACCGTCTCCGTGCGCATCGGCTCCTGCTTCCCCGAACCGACCAGCGTGCGCATGCTGTCGCTGTGGATGAGCCCTCCCGACGGCGCCCGTCTGTTCCACGCGGCCCTCACCGCCGAGAACGTCGGCCACACCGTCGTCTACGGCTCCTCCGCCAACACACGGCTGTGGTGGGACCTGACCACCGCGCGGGCGCTCGGCTACGAGCCGCAGGACGACTCCGAGCCGTACGCCGCGAAACTCATCGCCGAGCAGGGTGAGCTCGACCCGGACAACGTGGCCCACGCCCACCTGGGCGGCCACTTCGTGAGCGACCCGCCGATCTGGCCGTACTGA
- a CDS encoding 5-dehydro-4-deoxyglucarate dehydratase, translating to MTPAPLAARLSAPGGPLFFPVTAYGPDGSVDLDVYRAHVRRGVDAGAAAVFACCGTGEFHALAPEEFEACVRAAVEETAGRVPVVAGAGYGTALAVRFARLAEAAGADGLLAMPPYLVVAGQEGLLRHYREVAAATALPVVVYQRDNAVFTPPTVVELARTEGIIGFKDGLGDLDLMQRIISAVRTEVPGEFLYFNGLPTAEQTQLAYRALGITLYSSAVFCFAPEIALAFYTALGSGDDGTAHRLLDGFYRPFVELRAQGRGYAVALVKAGVRLRGLDVGEVRPPLHEPSEDHVKQLAQVIERGYALIEEDK from the coding sequence GTGACGCCAGCCCCGCTCGCCGCTCGACTCAGCGCCCCCGGCGGGCCGCTGTTCTTCCCCGTCACCGCCTACGGCCCCGACGGCTCCGTCGACCTCGACGTCTACCGTGCGCATGTGCGCCGCGGTGTCGACGCCGGGGCCGCCGCCGTCTTCGCGTGCTGCGGCACCGGGGAGTTCCACGCGCTCGCGCCGGAGGAGTTCGAGGCCTGCGTACGGGCGGCCGTCGAGGAGACCGCGGGGCGGGTGCCGGTCGTCGCGGGCGCCGGTTACGGCACCGCGCTCGCCGTGCGGTTCGCGCGGCTCGCCGAGGCGGCCGGTGCGGACGGGCTGCTCGCCATGCCGCCGTACCTGGTCGTCGCCGGTCAGGAGGGGCTGCTGCGGCACTACCGGGAGGTGGCCGCGGCGACCGCCCTGCCCGTCGTCGTCTACCAGCGCGACAACGCCGTCTTCACCCCGCCGACCGTCGTCGAGCTCGCGCGCACCGAGGGGATCATCGGGTTCAAGGACGGCCTCGGCGACCTCGACCTCATGCAGCGGATCATCAGCGCCGTACGCACCGAAGTCCCCGGCGAATTCCTCTACTTCAACGGGCTGCCCACCGCCGAACAGACCCAGCTCGCCTACCGGGCCCTCGGCATCACCCTCTACTCCTCCGCCGTGTTCTGCTTCGCCCCGGAGATCGCCCTCGCGTTCTACACGGCGCTCGGCTCCGGCGACGACGGCACCGCGCACCGGCTCCTGGACGGCTTCTACCGGCCCTTCGTCGAACTCCGCGCCCAGGGCCGGGGTTACGCCGTCGCCCTCGTCAAGGCCGGGGTACGGCTGCGCGGACTCGACGTGGGGGAGGTGCGGCCCCCGCTGCACGAACCGAGCGAGGATCATGTCAAGCAACTCGCGCAGGTGATCGAACGCGGGTACGCCCTGATCGAGGAGGACAAGTGA
- a CDS encoding MFS transporter, translating to MTTRWTGARVLRDRNAGLYLAGVVVSGFGTSALWLVSGVWVRELTGSDGLASLCLLAMWAPTLAGPVLGTLADRVRRKPLLIGLNLLLAALLPTLLAVGSPDRLWLLYAFLFTYGAAGVVHDAAESALVATAVDPALLGDYNGLRTTAAEGVKLVAPLAGAGLYAAYGGACVALLDAATFVVATGLYTALRVRESRPAPPGDGLRTRTAEGLRHLRARPGLRPLLLAGGTTMLCAGVNGTLTYAVVDGLGHSAAYAGVLYAVQGAGSVTVGLLSGPALRRLGERRFAACGIALTAVAAGARAVSSDPVVLAGSAAIGLGLPCVLIAALTAVQRETPGPLLGRAAATAHTLLFAPNVLGLAAGAALVELVDHRLLSVLLGLALLSTTALLAQRPASASRTTDRSPSDANPA from the coding sequence ATGACGACACGATGGACCGGGGCGCGCGTGCTGCGCGACCGCAATGCGGGGCTGTATCTGGCGGGTGTGGTGGTGTCCGGTTTCGGCACGTCCGCGCTGTGGCTGGTGTCGGGCGTGTGGGTCAGGGAGCTCACCGGATCGGACGGGCTGGCCTCGCTGTGCCTGCTCGCCATGTGGGCGCCCACCCTGGCCGGCCCGGTGCTGGGCACGCTCGCCGACCGGGTCCGCCGCAAGCCGCTGCTGATCGGCCTGAACCTGCTCCTGGCGGCACTGCTGCCCACCCTCCTCGCCGTCGGCTCCCCCGACCGCCTGTGGCTGCTGTACGCCTTCCTGTTCACGTACGGCGCGGCGGGTGTCGTCCACGACGCGGCCGAGTCGGCCCTTGTCGCCACCGCCGTCGACCCGGCGCTGCTGGGCGACTACAACGGGCTGCGGACGACGGCCGCCGAGGGCGTGAAACTCGTGGCACCACTGGCGGGTGCGGGCCTCTACGCGGCGTACGGAGGCGCGTGCGTCGCCCTGCTGGACGCGGCCACCTTCGTCGTCGCCACGGGCCTGTACACCGCTCTCCGTGTCCGCGAGAGCAGGCCGGCGCCGCCCGGGGACGGCCTGCGGACGCGGACGGCCGAGGGCCTGCGGCACCTGCGGGCCCGCCCCGGGCTGCGTCCGCTGCTCCTGGCGGGCGGTACGACGATGCTGTGCGCCGGCGTCAACGGCACGCTGACCTACGCCGTGGTCGACGGCCTCGGGCACAGTGCCGCGTACGCCGGTGTCCTGTACGCCGTCCAGGGCGCCGGTTCCGTGACGGTCGGGCTGCTCTCCGGTCCCGCCCTGCGCCGCCTGGGCGAGCGCCGGTTCGCCGCGTGCGGGATCGCCCTGACGGCGGTCGCGGCGGGGGCGCGGGCGGTGTCGTCCGACCCGGTGGTGCTGGCGGGCAGCGCGGCGATCGGCCTCGGCCTGCCGTGCGTACTGATCGCCGCGCTGACGGCCGTACAGCGGGAGACGCCGGGGCCGCTGCTGGGCCGTGCGGCCGCCACCGCCCACACGCTGCTGTTCGCGCCGAACGTGCTCGGTCTGGCGGCCGGGGCCGCCCTGGTCGAACTGGTCGACCACCGGCTGCTGTCGGTCCTGCTGGGCCTGGCGCTCCTCTCGACGACCGCCCTCCTGGCTCAGCGCCCGGCGAGTGCCTCCCGGACCACCGACAGGTCACCGTCCGACGCCAACCCGGCGTGA
- a CDS encoding TIGR03086 family metal-binding protein, translated as MTDNTFDLGPQARIVARLADGVDEERLADRTPCPDYAVRNLLGHLAGLSVAFRDAARKDLGVTTGTPPGASVPDIASGWREELSKALDELADAWRDPAAWTGMTRAGGVDLPGAVAAAVVADELVVHGWDLARATGQAYDPDPAALRAAYGFLHAAAEDPTRGGGIFGPVVPVRADAPLLDRALGLSGRNPGWTP; from the coding sequence ATGACCGACAACACCTTCGACCTCGGACCGCAGGCGCGGATCGTGGCCCGGCTCGCGGACGGCGTGGACGAGGAGCGGCTCGCGGACCGGACGCCGTGCCCGGACTACGCGGTACGCAACCTGCTGGGACACCTGGCGGGCCTGTCCGTCGCCTTCCGCGACGCCGCCCGCAAGGACCTGGGTGTCACCACCGGTACGCCGCCGGGGGCCAGCGTGCCGGACATCGCCTCCGGCTGGCGCGAGGAACTGTCCAAGGCGCTCGACGAACTCGCCGACGCGTGGCGCGACCCGGCCGCCTGGACCGGCATGACCCGGGCCGGCGGAGTGGACCTGCCCGGCGCGGTCGCCGCTGCCGTCGTCGCCGACGAGCTGGTGGTCCACGGCTGGGACCTGGCCCGGGCCACCGGCCAGGCCTACGACCCCGACCCGGCCGCACTGCGGGCGGCGTACGGCTTCCTCCACGCGGCGGCCGAGGACCCGACCCGCGGTGGTGGCATCTTCGGGCCCGTGGTGCCCGTCCGGGCCGACGCCCCGCTGCTGGACCGGGCGCTCGGACTGAGCGGACGCAATCCCGGCTGGACGCCGTAG
- a CDS encoding GntR family transcriptional regulator — MTSVPTPIPSRTQFVLEGIKHRILTGQLTPGQALVETELAAQFGVSKTPVREALKTLAGTGLVVMNQYKGVTVRMVDADMAREVYDVRLLLEPQALKRAVRRGASLDAARSALTRADDATDTAERSLANREFHRALYLPCGNPLLGRMLDEVRDQAALVSAVAWAASPSWEREAGEHREILRLALAGDADGAANALHAHIASFVQRAFPGAGEEEGQE; from the coding sequence ATGACCTCTGTGCCCACGCCGATCCCCTCCCGCACGCAGTTCGTGCTGGAAGGGATCAAACACCGCATCCTCACCGGACAGCTGACCCCTGGTCAGGCCCTGGTCGAGACCGAGCTCGCCGCGCAGTTCGGGGTGTCCAAGACCCCGGTGCGGGAGGCGCTCAAGACCCTGGCCGGCACCGGGCTCGTCGTGATGAACCAGTACAAGGGCGTCACGGTGCGCATGGTGGACGCGGACATGGCGCGCGAGGTCTACGACGTGCGGCTGCTCCTGGAGCCCCAGGCGCTGAAGCGCGCCGTCCGGCGCGGAGCCTCCCTCGACGCGGCGCGCTCCGCGCTGACCCGGGCCGACGACGCCACCGACACCGCCGAACGTTCCCTCGCCAACCGGGAGTTCCACCGCGCCCTGTACCTGCCGTGCGGCAACCCGCTGCTCGGCCGGATGCTCGACGAGGTCCGTGACCAGGCGGCCCTCGTGTCCGCCGTCGCCTGGGCCGCCTCACCCTCCTGGGAGCGGGAGGCCGGCGAGCACCGCGAGATCCTGCGGCTCGCCCTGGCCGGCGACGCGGACGGCGCGGCGAACGCCCTTCACGCGCACATCGCGTCGTTCGTGCAGCGGGCCTTCCCCGGGGCCGGCGAAGAGGAAGGGCAGGAATGA
- a CDS encoding dihydrodipicolinate synthase family protein, with protein MSSVTFETQRTALADVVAIPVTPFAEDGSVDQVAHRALLRRLLDGGVRTLTPNGNTGEFYALTPQERQLVTELTIEETGGRAVILVGVGHDVPTAVASARHARDHGAAMVMVHQPVHPYVSQRGWVDYHRAIAEAVPELGVVPYIRNAQLTGARLAELADTCPNVIGVKYAVPDASRFAAFARDAGLDRFVWVAGLAEPYAPSYFSAGATGFTSGLVNVAPAVSLNMIEALRAGDYPGAMKVWEQIRRFEELRAANGSANNVTVVKEALASLGLCRRDVRPPSRQLPEDERAEVAAIASGWSI; from the coding sequence ATGAGCAGCGTGACCTTCGAGACCCAGCGGACGGCGCTGGCCGACGTGGTGGCGATCCCGGTGACCCCGTTCGCCGAGGACGGCTCCGTCGACCAGGTCGCCCACCGGGCCCTGCTGCGTCGTCTGCTCGACGGCGGGGTCAGGACCCTGACCCCCAACGGCAACACCGGCGAGTTCTACGCCCTCACCCCCCAGGAGCGGCAGCTCGTCACCGAGCTGACGATCGAGGAGACCGGCGGGCGGGCCGTGATCCTCGTCGGGGTCGGTCACGACGTGCCCACCGCCGTCGCCTCCGCACGGCACGCCCGTGACCACGGCGCCGCCATGGTCATGGTCCACCAGCCGGTCCACCCTTACGTCTCCCAGCGCGGCTGGGTCGACTACCACCGGGCCATCGCCGAGGCCGTGCCCGAGCTGGGCGTCGTCCCGTACATCCGCAACGCCCAGCTCACCGGCGCCCGCCTCGCCGAACTCGCCGACACCTGCCCCAACGTCATCGGCGTGAAGTACGCCGTCCCGGACGCGTCCCGGTTCGCCGCCTTCGCCCGGGACGCGGGCCTGGACCGCTTCGTGTGGGTGGCCGGCCTCGCCGAGCCGTACGCCCCCTCGTACTTCTCCGCCGGCGCCACCGGATTCACCTCGGGGCTGGTGAACGTCGCCCCGGCCGTCTCCCTGAACATGATCGAGGCGCTGCGGGCCGGTGACTACCCGGGCGCCATGAAGGTCTGGGAGCAGATCCGCCGCTTCGAGGAACTGCGCGCCGCCAACGGCTCCGCGAACAACGTCACCGTCGTCAAGGAGGCCCTCGCCTCCCTGGGGCTGTGCCGCCGCGACGTCCGCCCGCCGAGCAGGCAGCTGCCCGAGGACGAGCGCGCCGAGGTCGCCGCCATCGCCTCCGGGTGGTCCATATGA
- the araD gene encoding L-arabinonate dehydratase — protein MNRPAGTKRPEELRSHQWYGTEGLRSFSHRARTRQLGYLPEEHLGKPVIAILNTWSDINPCHVHLRDRAQAVKRGVWQAGGFPLEFPVSTLSETFQKPTPMLYRNMLAMETEELLRSYPVDGAVLMGGCDKSTPALLMGAASVDLPTVFVPAGPMLPGHWRGETLGSGTDMWKYWDDKRAGLIGDCEMTELESGLARSPGHCMTMGTASTLTAAAEALGVTVPGASSIPAVDSGHDRMAAASGLRIVELVHQGRTLNDILTRDAFEDAVTTVLGLGGSTNAVIHLIAMAGRAGVRLTLDDFDRVARTVPVLANVRPGGRTHLMEDFHFAGGLPGFLSRITDLLHLDRPTVSYDTLREQLAGAQVHNDDVIRHRDNPVAGEGGVAVLRGNLCPDGAVIKHIAAEPHLLKHTGPAVVFDDYRTMQRTINDPDLGITADSVLVLRNAGPKGGPGMPEYGMLPIPDHLLKQGVRDMVRISDARMSGTSYGTCVLHVAPESYVGGPLALVRSGDSITLDVEARTLHLHVDDAELERRRAEWTPPPVRYERGYGALYNEQITQANTGCDFEFLARPGTVQDPYAG, from the coding sequence ATGAACCGGCCCGCCGGCACCAAGCGCCCGGAGGAGCTCAGGAGCCACCAGTGGTACGGCACCGAGGGACTGCGGTCCTTCAGCCACCGGGCCCGCACCCGCCAGCTCGGCTACCTGCCCGAGGAGCACCTCGGCAAGCCCGTCATCGCGATCCTCAACACCTGGTCCGACATCAACCCCTGCCACGTCCATCTGCGCGACCGCGCCCAGGCCGTGAAGCGGGGCGTCTGGCAGGCCGGGGGTTTCCCGCTGGAGTTCCCGGTCTCCACACTCAGCGAGACCTTCCAGAAGCCGACCCCCATGCTCTACCGCAACATGCTCGCGATGGAGACCGAGGAACTGCTGCGGTCCTATCCGGTCGACGGGGCCGTCCTGATGGGCGGCTGCGACAAGTCGACCCCGGCGCTCCTGATGGGCGCGGCCAGTGTCGACCTGCCGACCGTCTTCGTGCCCGCCGGGCCCATGCTGCCGGGTCACTGGCGGGGCGAGACCCTCGGCTCGGGCACCGACATGTGGAAGTACTGGGACGACAAGCGGGCCGGTCTCATCGGCGACTGCGAGATGACCGAGCTGGAGAGCGGCCTCGCGCGCTCGCCCGGGCACTGCATGACGATGGGAACGGCGTCCACGCTGACGGCCGCGGCCGAGGCGCTGGGGGTGACGGTCCCCGGGGCGTCGAGCATCCCGGCCGTCGACTCCGGGCACGACCGGATGGCCGCCGCGTCGGGCCTGCGCATCGTCGAACTCGTCCATCAAGGCCGGACGTTGAACGACATCCTCACCCGCGACGCCTTCGAGGACGCGGTGACGACCGTCCTCGGCCTCGGCGGCTCCACCAACGCCGTCATCCACCTCATCGCCATGGCCGGACGGGCCGGCGTCCGGCTCACCCTGGACGACTTCGACCGCGTCGCCCGCACGGTCCCGGTGCTGGCCAACGTGCGCCCCGGCGGCCGGACGCACCTCATGGAGGACTTCCACTTCGCGGGCGGCCTGCCCGGCTTCCTGTCCCGCATCACGGACCTGCTCCACCTGGACCGGCCGACGGTCTCGTACGACACCCTGCGCGAGCAGCTCGCCGGCGCCCAGGTGCACAACGACGACGTCATCCGGCACCGGGACAACCCGGTGGCCGGCGAGGGCGGGGTCGCCGTCCTGCGCGGCAACCTGTGTCCGGACGGCGCGGTCATCAAGCACATCGCGGCCGAACCGCACCTGCTCAAGCACACCGGCCCCGCGGTCGTCTTCGACGACTACCGGACGATGCAGCGCACCATCAACGACCCGGACCTGGGCATCACCGCGGACAGCGTGCTGGTGCTGCGCAACGCCGGCCCCAAGGGCGGCCCGGGCATGCCCGAGTACGGCATGCTGCCGATCCCCGACCACCTGCTCAAGCAGGGGGTGCGGGACATGGTGCGGATCTCCGACGCCCGGATGAGCGGCACGAGTTACGGCACCTGCGTGCTGCACGTGGCGCCCGAGTCGTACGTCGGAGGACCGCTCGCCCTGGTCCGGAGCGGGGACTCGATCACCCTCGACGTCGAGGCGCGAACCCTCCATCTCCACGTGGACGACGCGGAGCTGGAGCGCCGGAGGGCGGAGTGGACACCGCCGCCCGTCCGGTACGAGCGCGGCTACGGCGCGCTCTACAACGAACAGATCACCCAGGCGAACACCGGCTGCGACTTCGAGTTCCTGGCCCGCCCGGGCACGGTGCAGGACCCGTACGCGGGCTGA
- a CDS encoding carbohydrate ABC transporter permease — translation MAQAAAVAKPPAPPRRRRASATPRRLPYLLIAPAALLMLGFIAYPVISVFYYSLQNYNPTKPWRNGYAGLDNFVHAFTDDPQFWGTLTFSAKWVIVEVGLQLLFGLALALIVNQTFVGRSLGRALVFSPWAVSGVLTSAIWVLLYNSQTGVTRYLADMGIGQYGTSWLSDTSTVFPAAIVADLWRGVPFFAILILADLQSVSKDLYEAAEVDGASRLKQFWHITLPHLKDAIVLSTLLRAVWEFNNVDLLYTLTGGGPAGETTTLPLYIANTSVDAHNFGYASALTTVAFVILLFCSMVYLRLSKFGGEK, via the coding sequence ATGGCCCAAGCCGCAGCCGTGGCGAAACCGCCCGCGCCACCCCGGCGACGCCGTGCCTCCGCCACGCCGCGCAGGCTCCCGTACCTGCTGATCGCCCCGGCGGCCCTGCTCATGCTGGGCTTCATCGCCTACCCGGTCATCAGCGTCTTCTACTACAGCCTGCAGAACTACAACCCCACCAAACCGTGGCGCAACGGCTACGCGGGCCTCGACAACTTCGTCCACGCCTTCACCGACGACCCGCAGTTCTGGGGCACGCTGACCTTCAGCGCCAAATGGGTGATCGTCGAGGTGGGACTGCAACTGCTGTTCGGCCTGGCGCTGGCCCTCATCGTCAACCAGACCTTCGTGGGCCGTTCGCTCGGCCGCGCGCTGGTCTTCTCCCCGTGGGCCGTCTCCGGCGTGCTGACCTCCGCCATCTGGGTACTGCTGTACAACTCCCAGACAGGCGTGACCCGTTACCTCGCGGACATGGGCATCGGCCAGTACGGCACCAGCTGGCTGTCGGACACCTCGACCGTGTTCCCGGCCGCGATCGTCGCCGACCTGTGGCGCGGTGTCCCCTTCTTCGCGATCCTCATCCTCGCCGACCTCCAGTCCGTGTCGAAGGACCTGTACGAGGCCGCCGAGGTCGACGGGGCGAGCCGGCTCAAGCAGTTCTGGCACATCACGCTGCCGCACCTGAAGGACGCCATCGTCCTGTCCACACTGCTGCGGGCGGTCTGGGAGTTCAACAACGTCGACCTGCTCTACACGCTCACCGGCGGCGGACCGGCCGGCGAGACGACCACGCTCCCGCTCTACATCGCCAACACCAGCGTCGACGCCCACAACTTCGGCTACGCGTCCGCCCTGACCACGGTCGCGTTCGTGATCCTGCTCTTCTGCTCGATGGTCTATCTGCGGCTGAGCAAGTTCGGAGGCGAGAAGTGA
- a CDS encoding carbohydrate ABC transporter permease — MITTEATKVAPAPERVPAAPDQRPRRGRRAWDEAPRWQIYLPLGIYLVFTLIPFYWILLFALRPAGSTSLVPWPVTFDHFEKVWTERAFGTYFQNSVLVGVATLFLTTVVALAGGYALARFDFKVKRAFMLALLCTQFVPGALLLVPLFEIFANLQMINSLASVVIAETVFQLPLSIILISGFIKNVPYTLEEAAWVDGCNRLTGFRIVVLPLLRPGLIAVGSFAFVHAWNHFLFALMFLSDQGKQTIPVGLNTLMSADSVDLGALAAGGIIAAVPVVLVFAFIQKWLITGFSAGAVKG, encoded by the coding sequence GTGATCACCACGGAGGCCACCAAGGTCGCGCCCGCCCCCGAGCGGGTGCCCGCCGCCCCCGACCAGCGCCCGCGCCGTGGCCGCCGGGCCTGGGACGAGGCCCCCCGCTGGCAGATCTACCTGCCGCTGGGCATCTACCTCGTCTTCACGCTGATCCCGTTCTACTGGATCCTGCTCTTCGCGCTGCGCCCGGCCGGCTCGACCTCACTGGTGCCCTGGCCGGTCACCTTCGACCACTTCGAGAAGGTGTGGACGGAACGGGCCTTCGGCACCTACTTCCAGAACAGCGTGCTGGTGGGCGTCGCCACCCTGTTCCTGACCACGGTCGTCGCCCTGGCCGGCGGCTACGCGCTCGCCCGGTTCGACTTCAAGGTCAAGCGGGCCTTCATGCTGGCCCTGCTGTGCACCCAGTTCGTGCCGGGCGCGCTCCTCCTGGTGCCGCTCTTCGAGATCTTCGCCAACCTCCAGATGATCAACTCGCTGGCCAGCGTGGTGATCGCCGAGACGGTCTTCCAGCTGCCGCTGTCGATCATCCTGATCAGCGGCTTCATCAAGAACGTGCCGTACACGCTGGAGGAGGCCGCCTGGGTCGACGGCTGCAACCGCCTCACCGGCTTCCGCATCGTCGTCCTGCCGCTGCTGCGGCCCGGCCTGATCGCGGTCGGCTCCTTCGCCTTCGTGCACGCCTGGAACCACTTCCTGTTCGCCCTGATGTTCCTCAGCGACCAGGGCAAGCAGACCATCCCGGTCGGCCTCAACACGCTGATGAGCGCGGACAGCGTCGACCTGGGCGCCCTGGCCGCGGGCGGCATCATCGCGGCCGTGCCCGTGGTGCTGGTGTTCGCCTTCATCCAGAAGTGGCTGATCACCGGCTTCAGCGCGGGGGCGGTGAAGGGATGA
- a CDS encoding Gfo/Idh/MocA family protein — protein MTNNALPVVLAGARGHGRWHLDNIRRLQDKGIVELAGICELTPLTPAELPDGLGTPEQSADFGGLLDSTGARIAVICTPIPTHTDLALTAAGRGVHLLLEKPPAPSYAEFRRMADGVAEAGVACQIGFQSLGSHAVPAIRKLIAEGAIGEVVGIGGAGAWARAEEYYRRAPWAGRRRMNGADVIDGVLTNPLAHAVATALALGDSPHAEDVTRIETELLRANDIESDDTSCVRVTTAGGRPITVAATLCAEDPDEPYVVVHGTSGRITFWYKQDRVLLQRADHGPEESEYGRTDLLENLVEHLTDGTGLLVAPDSTGAFMKVVEAIRLSPDPAPLPRDAWHLLADENRRVVPGIDGLVAAAADTLALYSELGAPWAASAESLPKEVST, from the coding sequence ATGACGAACAACGCACTGCCCGTCGTGCTCGCGGGCGCGCGCGGCCACGGCCGCTGGCACCTCGACAACATCCGCCGGCTCCAGGACAAGGGGATCGTCGAACTCGCCGGGATCTGCGAGCTCACCCCGCTCACCCCGGCCGAGCTCCCCGACGGCCTCGGCACGCCTGAGCAGTCCGCCGACTTCGGTGGTCTCCTGGACTCCACCGGTGCCCGGATCGCGGTGATCTGCACCCCGATCCCCACGCACACCGACCTGGCCCTGACGGCCGCGGGCCGGGGCGTCCACCTGCTGCTGGAGAAGCCGCCCGCGCCCTCGTACGCCGAGTTCCGCCGGATGGCCGACGGGGTCGCCGAGGCCGGTGTCGCCTGCCAGATCGGCTTCCAGTCGCTGGGCTCGCACGCCGTGCCCGCGATCCGGAAGCTGATCGCGGAGGGCGCGATCGGCGAGGTGGTCGGGATCGGCGGCGCCGGAGCGTGGGCGCGTGCGGAGGAGTACTACCGGCGTGCGCCGTGGGCGGGCCGGCGCAGGATGAACGGGGCCGACGTGATCGACGGGGTGCTGACCAACCCGCTCGCGCACGCCGTCGCCACCGCTTTGGCCCTCGGCGACTCCCCGCACGCGGAGGACGTCACCCGGATCGAGACCGAGCTGCTGCGCGCCAACGACATCGAGTCCGACGACACCTCGTGCGTCCGCGTCACCACCGCCGGGGGCCGGCCGATCACGGTCGCCGCGACCCTGTGCGCCGAGGACCCCGACGAGCCGTACGTCGTCGTCCACGGCACCAGCGGCCGGATCACCTTCTGGTACAAGCAGGACCGCGTGCTGCTCCAGCGGGCCGACCACGGCCCCGAGGAGTCCGAGTACGGCCGCACCGACCTGCTGGAGAACCTCGTCGAGCACCTCACCGACGGGACCGGGCTGCTGGTCGCCCCGGACTCGACCGGCGCGTTCATGAAGGTCGTCGAGGCCATCCGGCTCTCCCCCGACCCGGCCCCGCTGCCACGCGACGCCTGGCACCTGCTGGCCGACGAGAACCGCCGGGTGGTGCCCGGCATCGACGGGCTCGTCGCGGCCGCCGCCGACACCCTGGCCCTGTACTCGGAGCTCGGCGCCCCCTGGGCGGCGAGCGCGGAATCACTTCCCAAAGAGGTGAGCACCTGA